The nucleotide window CTCGCTGGGAGTGAACGCGAGCAATGGGGAAGGGCACTCGCAGAAGACGCTGCTCAAGTTCAATCCGACCACGACGACGCTGGGCATGTCCGCGACGGAAATCGGCACGGCGAAACTGCGGCTCTACATCCTGCCGGATGGATCACCCTCCAGCGGTTACGGGGGAACATTGGTTCCAGGAGCCGTGACAGTGCATCCGCAAGGTACGGCATGGACCGTAGCAACAGCGAGGTGGAGCACGTTTTCTCCCGGTACGTCGCTCGGTTCGATTGCGATCACCCAGCCCTCCACGGAAACCACGGCGGTTTGGGTGGAGCTGGACGTGACCGCGCAGGTGAAGGCATGGGTGACAACTCCCTCCACCAACAACGGCTTTGTGATCCAGTCGGCGAATGAAAACGCAGTGCCCTTGTTGAACGTGGCCTTCGCATCGATGGAAACCGGTTTCCCGCCGCAACTGGTGGTGGAGAAGGTCCAACCGAAGCCATTCCAGATGACCGGTTTCACCAT belongs to Luteolibacter ambystomatis and includes:
- a CDS encoding DNRLRE domain-containing protein, whose amino-acid sequence is MKPLLLLLASAAITCGVTLTPTQDTDVYQFTTYPTSTTYSLGVNASNGEGHSQKTLLKFNPTTTTLGMSATEIGTAKLRLYILPDGSPSSGYGGTLVPGAVTVHPQGTAWTVATARWSTFSPGTSLGSIAITQPSTETTAVWVELDVTAQVKAWVTTPSTNNGFVIQSANENAVPLLNVAFASMETGFPPQLVVEKVQPKPFQMTGFTMSGANVTLGWNSVVGKSYRVEESPDMTTWAPRQTVVASSTESSLTIAKTVYAGGKGFFRVVAVQ